One genomic window of Bacillus mycoides includes the following:
- a CDS encoding class I SAM-dependent DNA methyltransferase, producing the protein MGTEFNGLFDEWAHTYDSFVQGEDIQYKEVFAHYEDILEDVVNKSFGNVLEFGVGTGNLTNKLLLAGRTVYGIEPSREMRTIAKEKLPKEFSITEGDFLSFEVPNSIDTIVSTYAFHHLTDDEKDVAIAKYSQLLNKGGKIVFADTIFADQDAYDKTVETAKQRGFHQLANDLQTEYYTRIPIMQSIFENNGFHVTFTRLNHFVWVMEATKQ; encoded by the coding sequence ATGGGAACAGAATTTAATGGTTTATTTGATGAATGGGCTCATACGTACGACTCATTTGTACAAGGCGAAGATATACAATATAAAGAAGTTTTCGCCCATTATGAGGACATTTTAGAGGATGTAGTTAACAAGTCATTTGGCAACGTATTAGAATTTGGTGTTGGTACTGGCAACTTAACAAATAAATTATTACTTGCTGGTCGCACAGTTTACGGTATAGAACCGTCACGCGAAATGCGTACAATTGCAAAAGAGAAATTACCAAAAGAATTTTCAATTACAGAAGGTGATTTTCTATCATTTGAAGTCCCGAATTCAATCGATACTATCGTGAGCACTTACGCATTTCATCATTTAACAGATGATGAAAAAGACGTAGCGATTGCGAAGTATAGTCAATTGCTAAACAAAGGTGGTAAAATAGTGTTTGCTGATACGATATTTGCAGATCAAGATGCATATGATAAAACTGTTGAAACAGCAAAACAAAGAGGTTTCCATCAGTTAGCAAACGATTTGCAAACAGAATACTATACACGTATTCCGATCATGCAATCTATTTTTGAAAACAATGGCTTCCATGTAACGTTTACGAGATTAAATCATTTCGTTTGGGTAATGGAGGCAACTAAGCAATAG
- a CDS encoding YrzA family protein produces MSFTFEMLEDKVEFFEAANLVSLEKKISEQIDNNKALMLEVHHISHQMVMDPESKRPYYSAVVHFKLKKLR; encoded by the coding sequence GTGTCATTTACCTTTGAAATGTTAGAAGATAAAGTGGAGTTTTTTGAGGCTGCAAATTTAGTTTCTTTAGAGAAGAAAATTAGCGAACAAATTGATAATAATAAAGCACTTATGCTCGAAGTTCATCATATTTCTCACCAAATGGTTATGGACCCTGAAAGTAAAAGACCTTATTATAGCGCGGTTGTGCATTTTAAGTTAAAGAAATTACGTTAA
- a CDS encoding bifunctional cystathionine gamma-lyase/homocysteine desulfhydrase — MRAKTKLIHGIRIGEPSTGSVNVPIYQTSTYKQEAVGKHQGYEYSRTGNPTRAALEEMIAVLENGHAGFAFGSGMAAITATIMLFSKGDHVILTDDVYGGTYRVITKVLNRFGIEHTFVDTTNLEEVVEAIRPNTKAIYVETPTNPLLKITDIKKISTLAKEKDVLTIIDNTFMTPYWQSPISLGADIVLHSATKYLGGHSDVVAGLVVVNSPQLAEDLHFVQNSTGGILGPQDSFLLLRGLKTLGIRMEEHETNSRAIAEFLNNHPKVNKVYYPGLASHQNHELATEQANGFGAIISFDVDSEETLNKVLEKLQYFTLAESLGAVESLISIPSQMTHASIPADRRKELGITDTLIRISVGIEDGEDLIEDLAQALA; from the coding sequence ATGAGAGCAAAGACAAAGTTAATTCATGGTATTCGCATAGGAGAACCTTCAACTGGATCTGTAAACGTACCGATCTATCAAACGAGTACGTACAAACAAGAAGCAGTTGGTAAGCATCAAGGATATGAATATTCACGTACAGGTAACCCAACACGTGCAGCTCTAGAAGAAATGATTGCCGTATTAGAAAATGGTCATGCTGGATTTGCATTTGGTTCAGGAATGGCTGCTATTACAGCGACAATTATGTTGTTCTCAAAAGGTGATCATGTCATTTTAACAGATGATGTTTATGGCGGAACGTACCGTGTTATTACGAAAGTATTAAACCGCTTCGGTATTGAGCATACATTTGTAGATACAACAAACCTAGAGGAAGTTGTAGAAGCGATTCGTCCAAATACGAAAGCGATTTATGTGGAAACACCAACGAACCCATTACTAAAAATTACTGATATTAAGAAAATATCTACTCTTGCTAAAGAGAAAGATGTATTAACAATTATTGATAACACATTCATGACGCCATATTGGCAGTCGCCAATCTCTTTAGGAGCAGACATTGTACTTCATAGTGCAACGAAATATTTAGGAGGACATAGTGACGTAGTTGCAGGTCTAGTAGTTGTAAATAGCCCGCAATTAGCAGAAGACCTTCACTTTGTACAAAACTCAACAGGAGGTATTCTTGGCCCACAAGATAGCTTCTTACTACTTCGCGGTTTAAAAACATTAGGAATTCGTATGGAAGAACATGAAACGAATTCACGCGCCATTGCTGAGTTTTTAAATAACCATCCAAAAGTAAATAAAGTATATTACCCAGGTCTTGCATCACATCAAAATCATGAATTAGCAACAGAACAAGCAAATGGATTTGGGGCTATTATTTCATTTGATGTAGATAGTGAAGAAACATTAAATAAAGTACTTGAGAAATTACAATACTTTACACTTGCTGAAAGCTTAGGAGCAGTAGAAAGTTTAATTTCTATCCCATCTCAAATGACACATGCATCAATCCCAGCAGATCGCCGCAAAGAGTTAGGAATTACAGATACATTAATTCGTATTTCAGTCGGTATTGAAGATGGTGAAGATTTAATTGAAGATTTGGCACAAGCGCTAGCATAA
- the mtnN gene encoding 5'-methylthioadenosine/S-adenosylhomocysteine nucleosidase produces the protein MRIAVIGAMEEEVRILRDKLEQAETETVAGCEFTKGLLAGHEVILLKSGIGKVNAAMSTTILLEKYKPEKVINTGSAGGFHHSLNVGDVVISTEVRHHDVDVTAFNYEYGQVPGMPPGFKADEALVALAEKCMQSEESIQVVKGMIATGDSFMSDPNRVAAIRDKFEDLYAVEMEAAAVAQVCHQYEVPFVIIRALSDIAGKESNVSFDQFLDQAALHSTNFIVKVLEELK, from the coding sequence TTGAGAATTGCTGTAATTGGAGCAATGGAAGAAGAAGTACGTATTTTACGTGACAAATTAGAACAAGCAGAAACAGAAACTGTTGCAGGTTGTGAATTTACGAAAGGGCTATTGGCAGGACATGAAGTAATCTTGTTAAAGTCTGGTATTGGTAAAGTAAATGCAGCGATGTCAACGACAATTTTATTAGAAAAATATAAGCCTGAAAAAGTAATCAACACTGGTTCAGCTGGTGGATTCCATCATTCTCTAAATGTTGGAGATGTAGTTATTTCAACAGAAGTTCGTCACCATGACGTAGATGTAACTGCATTTAATTACGAATATGGTCAAGTACCTGGAATGCCACCTGGATTTAAAGCTGATGAGGCATTAGTTGCATTAGCTGAAAAATGTATGCAATCAGAAGAAAGTATTCAAGTTGTAAAAGGTATGATTGCAACAGGCGATTCATTTATGAGTGATCCGAACCGCGTTGCAGCCATTCGTGATAAATTTGAAGATCTTTATGCAGTAGAAATGGAAGCAGCAGCTGTTGCACAAGTATGCCACCAATATGAAGTTCCGTTTGTTATTATTCGTGCACTTTCTGATATTGCTGGTAAAGAATCAAATGTTTCATTTGATCAATTTTTAGATCAAGCAGCTCTTCATTCTACAAACTTTATCGTAAAAGTGCTAGAAGAGTTAAAGTAA
- a CDS encoding YrrS family protein has product MAGGSRFQQKQQKRRQNGVLNIAIAIVLVAVAIVAYQLFVPGTKEQASSSDKKVTQQTTKENKVEKAKGKEETKKNEQEKAEAKKKEEEKLKAEEEKKKAEEEAKANEKEPAEKTQPKATDAYTKSSWKPVGTQQGGTPAMTFKKGTADWNEMNQAISTAIDVPVEQLVIHRIGNNGKNKAYGNVQDKQSGKKYYVNIDWVENEGWKPVLVQTLN; this is encoded by the coding sequence ATGGCAGGAGGATCTAGATTTCAACAGAAACAACAAAAACGTCGTCAAAACGGTGTTTTAAATATTGCGATTGCTATTGTATTAGTAGCAGTAGCTATTGTAGCATATCAATTGTTTGTTCCTGGTACAAAAGAGCAAGCGTCTTCTAGTGATAAAAAAGTAACTCAGCAAACAACAAAAGAGAATAAAGTTGAGAAAGCTAAAGGTAAAGAAGAGACGAAGAAGAACGAGCAAGAGAAAGCAGAGGCTAAGAAGAAGGAAGAAGAGAAGCTAAAGGCTGAAGAAGAAAAGAAAAAAGCTGAAGAAGAAGCGAAAGCTAACGAGAAAGAACCAGCTGAAAAAACACAGCCAAAGGCAACAGATGCGTATACGAAATCCTCTTGGAAGCCAGTAGGTACGCAGCAAGGTGGAACACCTGCGATGACGTTTAAAAAAGGTACAGCAGATTGGAATGAAATGAATCAAGCGATTTCCACTGCAATTGACGTTCCAGTAGAGCAATTAGTTATTCATAGAATCGGAAATAACGGTAAGAATAAAGCATACGGTAATGTCCAAGATAAGCAATCAGGTAAAAAATATTATGTAAATATTGATTGGGTAGAAAATGAGGGCTGGAAACCGGTACTCGTTCAAACTCTAAACTAA
- the adhE gene encoding bifunctional acetaldehyde-CoA/alcohol dehydrogenase, translating to MVVKEKVVNEMQEVKEMIDSLVDNGQKALQALEGFTQEQIDNIVHKMALAGVDQHMPLAKLAVEETGRGVYEDKCIKNIFATEYIWHSIKKDKTVGIIHEDPHEEVIEIAEPVGVVAGVTPVTNPTSTTMFKALIAIKTRNPIIFAFHPSAQKCSIAAAKTVYDAAVKAGAPKHCIQWIERPSVEATKQLMNHDGVALVLATGGAGMVKSAYSTGKPALGVGPGNVPCYIEKSAHIKRAVNDLILSKTFDNGMICASEQAIIVDKEIYDDVKTEMIANNCYFVTEEERRKLEKLVINENTCAVNSDIVGKPAQYIAGLVGITVPENTKMLVAEIQGIGAAYPLSREKLSPVLACVKANSLEEGFTYCEEMLNLGGLGHSAVIHSTNKEVQKQFGLHMKACRLIVNAPSSQGGIGDIYNGFIPSLTLGCGSYGKNSVSQNVTATHLLNIKRLANRKKNMQWFKLPPKIYFEKHATAYLANMPNISRAFIVTDPGMVEHGYVDTVAHYLRKHANDVKVEVFFEVEPDPSDETVFKGADMMKSFKPDVIIALGGGSAMDAAKGMWLFYEHPETTFYGIKQKFLDIRKRTCKYPKLGNKAQFVAIPTTSGTGSEVTPFAVITDKKNNIKYPLADYELTPDVAIVDPQFVMTVPPHVTADTGMDVLTHAIEAYVSVMANDYTDGLALKAIDLVFKYLPRAYKDGNDEEAREKMHNASAIAGMAFANAFLGINHSLAHKLGPEFHIPHGRANAILMPHVVRYNAIKPRKHALFPKYEHFVADERYAHIARMLGLPASSAAEGVESLVQAIIELGKSLNINMSIAGQGVAKEQFEAVVEMLAERAFEDQCTTANPKLPLISELKEIYMEAYKGV from the coding sequence ATGGTAGTCAAAGAGAAAGTTGTAAATGAAATGCAGGAAGTAAAAGAGATGATTGATTCGTTAGTAGATAACGGTCAAAAAGCTTTACAAGCATTAGAAGGTTTTACACAAGAGCAAATTGACAACATTGTTCATAAAATGGCACTAGCAGGTGTTGATCAACATATGCCGCTTGCGAAATTGGCTGTTGAAGAAACGGGTCGTGGTGTATATGAAGATAAATGCATTAAAAATATTTTTGCCACTGAATACATTTGGCATAGTATAAAGAAAGACAAGACGGTAGGAATTATTCATGAAGATCCTCATGAAGAAGTAATAGAAATTGCGGAACCGGTTGGTGTAGTAGCTGGAGTAACGCCAGTAACCAACCCAACGTCGACAACGATGTTTAAAGCATTAATCGCGATAAAAACGAGAAATCCAATTATTTTCGCATTCCATCCTTCTGCACAAAAATGTTCTATTGCAGCAGCGAAAACAGTATATGATGCAGCAGTGAAGGCTGGTGCACCAAAGCACTGTATTCAATGGATTGAAAGACCTTCTGTCGAAGCGACGAAACAATTAATGAACCATGATGGTGTAGCACTCGTTCTAGCAACTGGAGGGGCTGGTATGGTGAAATCAGCTTATTCTACTGGAAAACCAGCGCTAGGTGTAGGTCCCGGTAATGTACCGTGTTATATAGAGAAATCAGCGCATATAAAACGAGCTGTTAATGATTTGATTTTATCGAAAACATTTGATAACGGTATGATTTGTGCATCGGAACAAGCAATCATTGTCGATAAGGAAATCTATGATGATGTTAAAACAGAAATGATTGCGAATAATTGTTACTTTGTAACAGAAGAAGAGAGAAGAAAATTAGAAAAGCTTGTTATTAATGAAAATACATGTGCAGTAAATAGTGATATCGTAGGGAAACCCGCACAGTATATTGCTGGATTAGTTGGGATTACTGTTCCGGAAAATACAAAAATGCTTGTAGCTGAAATTCAAGGTATCGGAGCAGCATATCCTTTATCTCGTGAGAAACTGAGTCCAGTATTAGCTTGTGTAAAAGCAAACTCATTAGAAGAAGGATTTACATATTGCGAAGAAATGTTGAACCTTGGTGGTTTAGGACATTCAGCAGTCATCCATTCTACAAACAAAGAAGTGCAAAAGCAATTTGGATTACACATGAAAGCTTGCCGTCTCATTGTAAATGCACCTTCATCACAAGGTGGAATAGGGGATATATATAATGGATTTATTCCATCACTTACGCTTGGTTGTGGTTCCTACGGGAAAAACTCAGTTTCCCAAAACGTAACAGCGACTCATTTATTAAATATAAAAAGGCTGGCAAATAGAAAAAAGAATATGCAGTGGTTCAAATTGCCACCAAAAATTTATTTTGAAAAACATGCTACAGCATATTTAGCAAACATGCCTAACATTTCACGTGCATTTATTGTAACGGATCCAGGAATGGTTGAGCATGGATATGTAGATACAGTCGCGCACTATTTACGTAAGCATGCAAATGATGTGAAAGTTGAAGTTTTCTTTGAGGTTGAGCCAGATCCATCAGATGAAACTGTTTTTAAAGGTGCGGACATGATGAAAAGCTTTAAGCCAGATGTAATTATCGCACTTGGCGGTGGTTCAGCTATGGATGCAGCAAAAGGGATGTGGCTTTTCTATGAGCACCCAGAAACAACATTCTATGGCATTAAACAGAAGTTTTTAGATATAAGAAAACGTACATGTAAGTATCCAAAATTAGGAAATAAAGCGCAATTTGTTGCCATTCCAACAACATCAGGGACGGGTTCAGAAGTGACGCCATTTGCGGTTATTACAGATAAGAAAAATAATATAAAATATCCGCTTGCTGATTACGAATTAACACCAGATGTAGCAATTGTTGATCCGCAATTTGTAATGACAGTACCACCTCATGTAACAGCAGATACTGGAATGGACGTATTAACACATGCAATTGAGGCCTATGTTTCTGTTATGGCAAATGACTATACGGACGGTTTAGCGTTAAAAGCAATTGATCTCGTATTTAAATATTTACCGAGAGCATATAAAGATGGAAATGATGAAGAGGCGCGAGAAAAAATGCATAACGCTTCTGCGATTGCAGGGATGGCATTTGCTAATGCTTTCCTTGGTATTAATCACAGTTTAGCACATAAACTTGGACCAGAATTCCATATTCCACACGGACGCGCAAATGCAATTCTTATGCCGCATGTAGTTCGCTATAATGCTATTAAGCCAAGGAAACACGCATTGTTCCCAAAATATGAGCACTTTGTGGCAGATGAACGCTATGCACATATTGCGAGGATGCTCGGGCTTCCAGCAAGTTCAGCGGCAGAAGGTGTGGAATCACTCGTCCAAGCAATTATTGAGCTTGGAAAAAGCTTAAATATAAATATGAGTATTGCAGGACAAGGAGTTGCTAAAGAACAATTTGAAGCTGTTGTGGAAATGTTAGCAGAAAGAGCTTTTGAAGATCAATGTACAACAGCTAATCCGAAATTACCGCTCATTTCAGAGCTGAAAGAAATTTATATGGAAGCATATAAAGGCGTATAA
- a CDS encoding O-acetylserine dependent cystathionine beta-synthase, translating into MNVYRGVHELIGHTPIVEITRFSLPKGVRLFAKLEFYNPGGSVKDRLGRELIEDALEKGLVAEGGTIIEPTAGNTGIGLALAALEHDLRVIVCVPEKFSIEKQELMKALGAKVVHTPTEQGMTGAIAKAKELVKEIPNSYSPSQFANEANPRAYFKTLGPELWDALNGEINIFVAGAGTGGTFMGTASYLKEKNIDIKTVIVEPEGSILNGGKAGSHETEGIGLEFIPPFLKTSYFDEIHTISDRNAFLRVKELAKKEGLLVGSSSGAAFHASLLEAEKAAPGTNIVTIFPDSSERYLSKDIYKGWE; encoded by the coding sequence ATGAATGTATATCGTGGAGTTCATGAGTTGATTGGCCATACACCAATCGTAGAAATTACTCGTTTTTCACTTCCGAAAGGAGTCCGTTTATTTGCAAAGCTTGAATTTTACAACCCAGGCGGAAGCGTTAAGGATCGTTTAGGAAGAGAATTAATCGAAGATGCGTTAGAAAAAGGGCTTGTTGCAGAGGGCGGAACAATCATTGAACCGACGGCTGGAAATACCGGCATTGGACTGGCACTTGCAGCGTTAGAACATGATTTACGCGTCATTGTTTGTGTACCAGAGAAATTTAGTATTGAAAAACAAGAATTAATGAAAGCGCTAGGTGCAAAGGTCGTGCATACACCGACTGAGCAAGGAATGACCGGCGCAATTGCAAAGGCAAAAGAATTAGTAAAGGAAATACCAAATTCATACTCTCCAAGTCAGTTTGCTAATGAAGCAAACCCTCGTGCTTATTTCAAAACACTAGGTCCTGAACTTTGGGACGCACTGAATGGAGAGATTAACATATTTGTTGCGGGTGCAGGAACTGGCGGTACGTTTATGGGAACTGCGTCTTATTTAAAAGAAAAAAATATTGATATTAAAACGGTTATTGTAGAACCAGAAGGATCTATTTTAAATGGCGGCAAAGCTGGTTCACATGAAACAGAAGGTATTGGTCTTGAATTCATTCCACCATTTTTAAAAACATCTTATTTTGATGAAATTCATACAATTTCTGATCGAAATGCATTTTTACGAGTGAAAGAATTAGCGAAAAAGGAAGGCCTTCTCGTTGGGAGCTCTTCAGGAGCAGCATTTCATGCAAGCTTACTTGAGGCAGAGAAAGCAGCACCAGGTACAAATATTGTAACGATTTTTCCTGATAGTAGTGAGCGCTATTTAAGTAAAGACATATACAAAGGATGGGAATAA